One Arthrobacter sp. B3I4 genomic window, CGCGGTGTCGCTGAGTGAGGTGACGTCGGGGCGGCCCGGGGCTGCCGGCGGCACCGCCAGCCGGATCGCGTCTCCGGTCAGCCGGATTCGGTCCAGCTCGGCGTAGCGGGGCGCTGCATGGCCGGGATACTGCTCGGCGATGACCAGGTCGAAGTCCCGCGCCCACGTCTCGTGCAGGGCTGTTTCAGGTTCCCGTTGGATCATTTCGATCCGGACCTCGGGGTAGCTTGCGGACATCCGCGTCAGGGCATCGGGCATCAGGGCCAGCGCCGCTGACTGGAACACCGCGACCCGGACGGTCCCCGTCACTGTCGTCAGTGACGCCGCGAGGTCGGCCTCGGCTTGTTCCAGGGTCTCCAGCAGCTGGGAAGTGTGCGCCACCAGCACCTCGGCCTGGGGCGTGAGCTGGACCCGGCGGCCTGTCTTGCGGAGGAGTTCGACGCCGGCTTCCTTCTCCAGCAGCGCCAGCTGCTGGGAGACCGAGGACGGGCTGTACTGCAGCGCTTCCGCGACTTCCGCGAGCGTGCCGCGGATCTTCAGTTCACGCAGCAGGCGCAGCCGCCGGATGTCGAGCATCGCTGTTCCTTTGTGAACGCTAATGGTTATTGATTAGGAGAATTCACTTTATCTAATGGAATCTGGCTTGCATACTGTTGTAGCTGAGTAATCCCCATCACAGGGCGGATTGATGGGCACCACCCCTACGCAGGAGACCCTGATGAGCACCAAAGACCTAACCAAGTCGATCATGCGGCGGAAGCCGATCGATGACATCGAAGACGAAAACAAGCACAGCGGCCTGTTTAAAAGCCTTGGACTCTGGCAACTGACAGCGATCGGCGTCGGCGGCATTATCGGCGTCGGTATCTTCTCACTCGCCGGCTTGGTGGCCCACGGCAGCGAGAGCGAGCCCGGCGTCGGGCCCGCGGTGCTTTTCTCCTTCCTGATCGCGGGCCTGGCCTCCGCAGCCGCCGCCCTGTCCTACGCGGAATTCGCCGGCATGATCCCCCGCGCTGGTTCCGCCTATACCTACGGGTACGTGGCGCTGGGAGAGGTGATCGGCTGGTTCATCGGCTGGGACTTGCTACTGGAGTACATCGCGATCGTGGCTGTGGTGGCCATCGGCATTTCGGGCTACTTCGACGCGTTCCTCTCCGGCATCGGTATCCACATGCCCGTCTGGATGACGTCGACGGCGGATGAGGGCAAGGGCGGGATCGTAAACATTCCCGCAATTGCCGTCTGCCTGCTGGTGACGTGGATTCTCTCCCGCGGCACCAAGACCTTCGGCCGCTTCGAACTGGTCGCCGTCGCCGTCAAGGTCGTCCTGATCCTGTTTATCATCGGGCTGGGCATCTTCTACATCGATACCAACAACTACAACCCGTTCATGCCCAGCGGCTTCGGCCCTGTGCTGGCAGGTTCCGCGACTGTGTTCTTTGCGGTGTTCGGCTACGACGCGATGAGCACGGCCGCGGAGGAAGCCACGGACGGCAAAAAGCACATGCCGAAGGCGATTATCCTGTCCCTGATCGTGGCCATGCTCCTCTACGTTGCCGCGACTCTGGTCCTTACCGGCATGCAGAACTATCAGGACATCGACCCGAAGGCCGGGTTCGCTTCCGCCTTCAACGGGGTGGGCTTGCCGGTGATCGCCACGATCATCTCTGTCTTCGCCGTGCTGTCCATCCTGACCGTCATGTTGACCTTCCTGCTGGGTGTCACCCGGGTCTGGTTCTCGATGAGCCGCGACGGGCTGCTGCCGGGCTGGTTTGCCAAAACCGACCGGCACGGCACCCCGCAGCGCGTCACCTGGATTGCCGGCGTGGCCTCGGCCCTGCTGGCAGGCGTTTTCCCGATCAAGGCCGTCGCGGATCTCACGAACATCGGCATCCTGGCCGCCTTCGTCGTCGTCTGCCTCTCGGTGATTATCTTCCGCTACAAGAAGCCGGACGCGCCGCGCACATTCCGTTTGCCGTTCATGCCGGTGGTTCCGCTCTTCGGCATGCTTGCCTCAGCCTTCCTGATGGTGCAGCTGCACTGGGAGACCTGGGTTCGCTTCGGCGTTTGGCTGGTCATCGGGCTGGCCATCTACTTCGGCTACGGCCGTAAGCACTCGCTGATGAACCCGGACAGCCCCCGGCACGAGGAAGCCGTGGAGCTGCACCGCCACGTCGGCTGACCCCTTCACCCACACTTGCGCCATCACTTGTGGCTGTCATTCCGAAAGTTTGACGGCCCCAAGTGATGGCGCATCTTTTGCGTCAGGCGTGCGGGCGGAAAGGCAGCTAAAGCTTTGGTTTTGCTAATCAGTATTGCTCGGAAAACGTCGCTTTATCTTATGAAAATCCGGCCGCATACTGAGTCTTAGAACACATCCCAGCCTGCGAAGGAAAGAGTGCCACCATGACCTACACCTCCACGGATTCCGGCCTGGGCGCCAGCCACGCTGCAGGCAACGAAGCCGGGCACGCCGCCGTGTCCGAAGGTTCGCCTGTGCTTGAGGCCGCGGCGCTCGCCGAGGACGCCATCGCGCTGGTCCGCCGCTGGCTGACCGCCGCGGCGCAGGTCCCCGTCGACGCCTCCGCCGCGCAGCTCGCAGGCGTCCTCAAGGACCCCAACGGTCTGGACTTCACCGTCGGGTTTGTCGACGGCGTCGTGCGTCCCGAAGACGTGCAGGTCGCCGCCCGCAACCTCGCGGCCCTGGCCCCCAAAGTCCCGGCGTTCCTGCCGTGGTACATGCGCAGCGCGGTGCGCCTCGGCGGGACCATGGCTGCGGTCCTGCCGCAGGTCGTCATCCCGATCGCCCGGCGAGTGCTCCGCGAAATGGTCGGTCACCTAATCGTCGATGCCACCGACGCGAAGCTCGGGCCGGCGATCGCGAAGATCCGCAAGGAGGGCATCAAGCTCAACGTCAACCTCCTCGGTGAGGCCGTCCTCGGCCAGCACGAAGCCGCCCGGCGGCTGGAGGGAACGCACACGCTGCTTGCCCGGCCCGACGTGGACTACGTCTCGATCAAGGTGTCGTCCACCGTTGCACCGCACTCTGCCTGGGCCTTCGACGAGGCAGTCGAGCACGTGGTGGAAAAGCTCACCCCGCTGTTTACCCGTGCCGCGTCCTTTGCCGCCGGCGGACGAAAAGCGAAGTTCATCAACCTGGACATGGAGGAGTACAAGGACCTGGACATGACCATCGCGGTCTTCACCCGGATCCTGGACAAGCCCGAGTTCAAAAACCTGGAAGCCGGGATCGTGCTGCAGGCGTACCTGCCGGACGCGCTCAGTGCCATGATGCGGCTGCAGGACTGGGCCGCCGCTCGCCGCGTCAACGGCGGCGCGGCGATCAAGGTCCGCGTCGTCAAGGGCGCCAACCTCCCGATGGAACAGGTCGAAGCCTCCCTGCACGACTGGCCTCTCGCCACCTGGGGTAGCAAGCAGGACTCGGACACCAACTACAAGCGCGTTATCAACTATTCGCTGCATCCGGACCGCATCCGCAACGTCCGGATCGGCGTCGCCGGCCACAACCTTTTCGACATCGCTTTCGCCTGGCTGCTGGCCAAGCAGCGCGGCATCGAATCCGGCATCGAGTTCGAGATGCTGCTGGGCATGGCCCAGGGCCAGGCCGAAGCTGTCAAACAAGACGTCGGCTCGCTCCTGCTGTACACGCCGGTGGTCCACCCGGGCGAGTTCGACGTCGCAATCGCCTACCTGATCCGGCGGCTGGAAGAGGGCGCCAGCCAGGACAACTTCATGTCGGCGGTCTTCGAACTCAGCGAGAACGAATCCCTGTTCGAGCGCGAGAAGCAGCGCTTCCTCGCCTCCCTCGCCAAACTCGACGACGAGGTCCCGGCGCCGAACCGCCGGCAGAACCGCGCCCTGCCGCCGGCGCCGATGCCGCACGACGCCTTCGAGAACACGCCGGACACCGACCCGTCGCTGCCGGCGAACCGGGACTGGGGCCGTGCCATCCTCGGCCGTGTCGCGACCTCCACGCTGG contains:
- a CDS encoding LysR substrate-binding domain-containing protein, translating into MLDIRRLRLLRELKIRGTLAEVAEALQYSPSSVSQQLALLEKEAGVELLRKTGRRVQLTPQAEVLVAHTSQLLETLEQAEADLAASLTTVTGTVRVAVFQSAALALMPDALTRMSASYPEVRIEMIQREPETALHETWARDFDLVIAEQYPGHAAPRYAELDRIRLTGDAIRLAVPPAAPGRPDVTSLSDTAGMSWVMEPRGAASRHWAEQACRSAGFEPDVRFETADLQAQIRLIESGNAVALMPDLVWTGRGTSARLIDLPGNPHRTVFTSVRRSSSQRPAILAAREILAETAASIAPAA
- a CDS encoding amino acid permease, yielding MSTKDLTKSIMRRKPIDDIEDENKHSGLFKSLGLWQLTAIGVGGIIGVGIFSLAGLVAHGSESEPGVGPAVLFSFLIAGLASAAAALSYAEFAGMIPRAGSAYTYGYVALGEVIGWFIGWDLLLEYIAIVAVVAIGISGYFDAFLSGIGIHMPVWMTSTADEGKGGIVNIPAIAVCLLVTWILSRGTKTFGRFELVAVAVKVVLILFIIGLGIFYIDTNNYNPFMPSGFGPVLAGSATVFFAVFGYDAMSTAAEEATDGKKHMPKAIILSLIVAMLLYVAATLVLTGMQNYQDIDPKAGFASAFNGVGLPVIATIISVFAVLSILTVMLTFLLGVTRVWFSMSRDGLLPGWFAKTDRHGTPQRVTWIAGVASALLAGVFPIKAVADLTNIGILAAFVVVCLSVIIFRYKKPDAPRTFRLPFMPVVPLFGMLASAFLMVQLHWETWVRFGVWLVIGLAIYFGYGRKHSLMNPDSPRHEEAVELHRHVG